GTGTTGATCGGGGCTCAGATCTAGCTAGTCGCCGGCAAAAAAATGGCGGTGCCTTGACTGTGTCTGGTTATCGAACGGCGCTACGGGTGATTCAACATGCTGAGAAGTTTAAGTTGCCAGTGGTGAGCTTGATTAACATGCCCGGTGCGGATGCAAGCCCCCAATCAGAACGTTATGGACAAAGCCAAGCAATCGCAGATTTAATTGCTGCGATGGGGCAGCTAACCGTACCCAATCTGGTCGTGTTTTTGGGGGAAGGCCATAGTGGTGGTGCATTAGGATTTGCGAATGCGAACCGAATACTAATGTTAGATGATAGCTTATTTAATGTGGCATCACCGGAAGCTGTGATGGCGATTTTACATGGGCAACAGACTGTAAGTACTGCCATTGACTTATTGCCCATGACTGCGCCGGAGCTTAAACGGCGTGGGTTGGTGG
This region of Lactobacillus sp. CBA3605 genomic DNA includes:
- the accA gene encoding carboxyltransferase subunit alpha is translated as MDERLQRLRAADRISAPTVIKALLPTFTAQHGDRLLGNDAALTAGFGQTATQQGLAVLGVDRGSDLASRRQKNGGALTVSGYRTALRVIQHAEKFKLPVVSLINMPGADASPQSERYGQSQAIADLIAAMGQLTVPNLVVFLGEGHSGGALGFANANRILMLDDSLFNVASPEAVMAILHGQQTVSTAIDLLPMTAPELKRRGLVDQVIPHEQPDLVVAIVAAITTMLIALRPLPAMTIVAQRETKFKQFIAQWALD